One genomic segment of Bifidobacterium breve DSM 20213 = JCM 1192 includes these proteins:
- a CDS encoding ROK family transcriptional regulator: MSDANAIPQWFSGSEHTHRVAAAIAQYGPIARTTLAQMLGLSQGALSRITSDLIYAGVIEELPAVAGTTGKLPERFTPKESSDRRGRPQTALVLCSNARTFVGVKVHGTSIVSAAVNAHGEVVSGRHEIPIGADQSAEYVTSSIATLVRECSDDVAATGLPAPTAVGVAVGGHVIDDSIVTFAPFLHWEGTTDLGAMVYEATGLPCGVFNDIDSLLVDASWFGPGVGVDTFAVVTIGVGVGYSLAVHGEPVSYPDKSFGLVGHVLIDPEGPRCTSGHIGCSQCLTDDSIAEQYSAIIGRAATFDDFAHDARAHVPQASQLVHRTCFRLGSLVATVANIAMPGHVMIAGESAFLAKLGTDSLRDGIRFYRHSQTQPVKFTIMDHDWQLWAKAAASRVIVKHIG; this comes from the coding sequence ATGTCTGACGCCAATGCGATTCCGCAATGGTTTTCCGGATCCGAGCATACGCATCGCGTGGCGGCAGCCATCGCCCAATATGGGCCGATTGCGCGCACCACATTGGCACAGATGCTGGGATTGAGCCAGGGTGCGCTCTCCCGCATTACCAGCGATTTGATTTATGCTGGAGTCATCGAAGAACTGCCGGCTGTGGCCGGAACTACAGGCAAGCTGCCTGAACGGTTTACTCCCAAGGAGAGCTCGGATCGTCGCGGCCGGCCGCAGACCGCATTGGTATTATGCTCGAACGCACGCACCTTCGTAGGCGTCAAAGTGCACGGCACATCCATTGTGTCGGCCGCCGTGAACGCGCATGGCGAGGTGGTTTCCGGCCGGCATGAGATACCAATTGGTGCTGATCAGTCGGCAGAATATGTGACATCATCGATAGCCACGCTGGTTCGTGAATGCTCTGATGATGTCGCCGCCACCGGCCTGCCCGCTCCCACTGCCGTGGGCGTAGCGGTCGGAGGTCACGTGATCGATGATTCCATCGTCACGTTCGCCCCATTCCTGCACTGGGAGGGCACCACAGATTTAGGCGCAATGGTGTACGAGGCCACCGGATTGCCATGCGGCGTATTCAACGATATCGATTCGCTGCTGGTGGATGCCTCCTGGTTCGGGCCGGGAGTGGGCGTGGATACGTTCGCCGTAGTGACCATCGGCGTGGGCGTGGGCTATTCGCTGGCTGTGCATGGCGAACCGGTCAGTTACCCGGACAAGAGTTTTGGCCTAGTGGGGCATGTGCTCATCGACCCGGAGGGCCCGCGCTGCACCAGTGGGCATATCGGGTGTTCGCAATGCCTGACTGACGATTCGATTGCGGAACAGTATTCGGCGATCATCGGCCGCGCAGCGACCTTCGATGATTTTGCGCACGATGCCAGAGCCCATGTGCCGCAAGCCTCCCAGCTAGTGCACCGCACTTGCTTCCGATTGGGATCGCTGGTGGCCACCGTGGCGAACATCGCTATGCCGGGGCATGTAATGATCGCCGGCGAATCGGCATTTTTGGCGAAGCTTGGTACCGATTCGCTGCGTGACGGCATCCGCTTCTATCGGCATAGCCAAACTCAACCGGTGAAGTTCACGATTATGGATCACGACTGGCAGCTCTGGGCCAAAGCCGCTGCCAGCCGTGTAATCGTGAAGCATATTGGGTAG
- a CDS encoding alpha-galactosidase yields MSQNPATFTGTAADGTALTAIYLVQPDANVAIGLVAAGDDLPRIIHWGRPLSNPETLLAAYDALKPQRVSGALDDTAWPSILPTQAESWIGEQRVVLRRDGIELFPKFTVTGMKFDGVVAASLDAVSGDSYTDVTGRARTTGPANVPGVAITARDEEQGVELEWHLELLPGGLARQKAIVTNLFGAEAGAEAPLEIGKIELGFPLPESASEILTTTGHHLRERSPQRQPLTIGRFEKPQLAGRPDFDASLLLTAGVPGFGFEHGEAYSVHVGWSGNSVLSAERLPYTQGVIGGGELLFGGEVTLDDAAGEGQSSYETPWLFGSFGDGLNEIAARFHSYVRSLHPRLFSHGRPVILNTWEAVYFGHNFDTLKALADKAAASGVERFVVDDGWFGSRRDDTSGLGDWQISQDVWPDGPKSLKALADYVHAKGMEFGLWFEPEMVNPDSDVARNHPDWILSPTAGRLPLQGRTQQVLDLTNPEAFDYIYGCMDQLVGELGIDYIKWDHNKLVTEPGSRRSGRPAVHAQTIAVYEIFKGLKTAHPGLEIESCSSGGGRVDLGILEYADRIWVSDCVDPVERADIQRYTSLLVPPAMMGEHVGASPAHSTRRETSQELRMAMAFFGHMGIEWNLLKEPDDALAKLAVWVAEFKKHRDWFAIDTCVHADSSDPAVRLDGMVMPNRNAAIYRFTQLTTSQTYPAAPVHLPGLDPKRKYRISPLDPSLDLEGLTNGQSTLGWWNEEGVVLTGEALQRYGIRPPSLHPQQAVLFKAVALS; encoded by the coding sequence ATGTCCCAGAACCCCGCCACCTTCACCGGTACCGCCGCTGACGGAACCGCGCTCACCGCCATCTATCTTGTACAGCCCGATGCCAACGTGGCAATCGGTCTGGTCGCTGCCGGCGATGACCTGCCGCGTATCATTCATTGGGGTCGCCCGCTGAGCAATCCTGAGACCTTGCTCGCTGCGTACGATGCGCTCAAGCCGCAGCGCGTTTCCGGTGCACTCGATGACACCGCCTGGCCGTCCATCCTGCCGACTCAGGCCGAAAGCTGGATTGGTGAGCAGCGTGTGGTGCTGCGCCGCGACGGCATCGAACTCTTCCCCAAGTTCACCGTGACCGGTATGAAATTCGACGGCGTGGTAGCTGCTAGCCTCGATGCTGTGTCCGGCGACAGCTACACCGATGTGACTGGACGTGCCCGTACCACTGGCCCGGCCAATGTGCCCGGCGTGGCAATCACTGCGCGCGACGAAGAGCAAGGCGTGGAACTCGAATGGCATCTCGAACTTCTGCCCGGTGGTTTGGCCCGTCAGAAGGCCATCGTGACCAACCTGTTCGGAGCAGAAGCCGGTGCCGAGGCCCCGCTGGAAATCGGCAAGATCGAGCTCGGCTTCCCCCTGCCCGAATCCGCATCCGAAATCCTGACCACCACCGGCCACCATCTTCGCGAACGCAGCCCGCAGCGTCAGCCGCTCACCATCGGACGTTTTGAGAAGCCGCAGCTCGCAGGTCGCCCTGATTTCGATGCTTCTCTGCTGCTTACCGCCGGCGTTCCCGGCTTCGGCTTCGAGCATGGCGAGGCCTACTCGGTGCACGTGGGCTGGAGCGGCAACTCCGTGCTGTCCGCCGAGCGACTGCCGTACACGCAGGGTGTGATTGGCGGTGGCGAGCTGCTGTTTGGCGGCGAAGTAACGCTTGATGATGCAGCCGGCGAAGGCCAGAGCTCTTACGAAACCCCATGGCTGTTCGGCTCCTTCGGCGATGGTCTGAACGAGATTGCCGCACGCTTCCACTCCTATGTGCGTTCTTTACACCCGCGCTTGTTCTCGCACGGCCGTCCGGTAATCCTCAACACGTGGGAAGCCGTGTACTTCGGCCACAACTTCGATACGCTCAAGGCGCTCGCCGACAAGGCAGCCGCTTCTGGCGTGGAACGATTCGTGGTGGATGACGGTTGGTTCGGTTCTCGCCGCGACGACACCTCCGGCCTTGGCGACTGGCAGATTTCTCAGGACGTATGGCCCGATGGCCCGAAGTCCCTCAAGGCGCTCGCCGATTATGTGCATGCCAAGGGCATGGAGTTCGGCCTGTGGTTCGAGCCGGAAATGGTCAACCCCGATTCCGACGTGGCCCGCAACCACCCTGATTGGATTCTTTCGCCCACTGCCGGCCGTCTGCCGCTGCAGGGCCGCACTCAACAAGTGCTTGACCTGACCAATCCGGAAGCTTTCGATTACATTTACGGCTGCATGGATCAGCTCGTCGGCGAGCTCGGCATCGACTACATCAAATGGGATCACAACAAGCTGGTCACTGAGCCCGGTTCTCGCCGCTCCGGCCGTCCGGCCGTGCATGCGCAAACTATTGCCGTCTATGAGATTTTCAAGGGCCTCAAGACCGCTCACCCGGGTCTCGAAATCGAAAGCTGCTCTTCCGGTGGCGGCCGTGTGGATCTCGGTATCCTCGAATACGCCGACCGTATCTGGGTGTCCGATTGCGTGGATCCGGTCGAACGCGCGGACATCCAGCGTTACACATCACTGCTTGTGCCGCCTGCCATGATGGGCGAGCATGTGGGTGCCAGCCCCGCGCACTCCACTCGTCGTGAGACCAGTCAGGAATTGCGCATGGCGATGGCATTCTTCGGGCACATGGGCATCGAATGGAACCTGCTCAAGGAGCCGGACGATGCACTTGCCAAGCTGGCAGTGTGGGTGGCCGAGTTCAAGAAGCATCGTGATTGGTTCGCCATCGATACCTGCGTGCACGCCGACTCCAGCGATCCGGCCGTGCGCCTCGATGGCATGGTGATGCCGAACCGCAATGCTGCCATCTACCGCTTCACCCAGCTGACCACGAGCCAGACCTATCCTGCCGCTCCCGTGCATCTGCCTGGCCTTGACCCCAAGCGCAAGTATCGCATTAGCCCGCTCGACCCAAGCCTGGACCTCGAAGGTCTGACCAATGGTCAAAGCACCCTCGGTTGGTGGAACGAAGAAGGCGTAGTCCTGACCGGCGAAGCCCTGCAGCGCTACGGCATCCGTCCCCCGTCCCTCCACCCTCAGCAGGCAGTACTGTTCAAGGCCGTGGCGTTAAGCTGA
- the tadA gene encoding tRNA adenosine(34) deaminase TadA, which translates to MGYDEMMHGALELAKRAAAAGDVPVGAVVVDADGQIIGRGYNTREADGDPLAHAEIIAMREAARALGSWNLSDCTLAVTLEPCPMCAGACVQTHIGTIVFGAWDSKLGACGSIWDIPRDPHIGHAPEVHGGVAEADCQTLLSTFFAHRR; encoded by the coding sequence ATGGGATATGACGAGATGATGCACGGCGCGCTGGAGCTCGCCAAAAGGGCCGCGGCAGCCGGCGATGTGCCGGTTGGCGCAGTGGTGGTGGACGCCGACGGCCAAATCATCGGGCGAGGATACAACACACGCGAGGCCGATGGCGATCCACTGGCGCATGCCGAAATCATTGCCATGCGTGAGGCCGCCCGCGCATTAGGCTCGTGGAATCTCTCCGATTGCACACTGGCTGTTACGCTTGAGCCTTGCCCGATGTGCGCCGGCGCATGCGTCCAAACCCATATCGGCACCATCGTGTTTGGCGCGTGGGACTCCAAGCTCGGTGCTTGCGGGTCAATCTGGGATATCCCGCGCGATCCCCATATTGGTCACGCCCCTGAAGTACATGGCGGCGTGGCAGAAGCCGATTGCCAGACTCTCCTCAGCACGTTCTTCGCTCATCGGCGGTAA
- a CDS encoding cation:proton antiporter, with translation MAVFELILCIIAAVVVSSFASRFVPRVSTPLVQIVLGVLVTYLPFFPDAKLDPELFMVLFIAPLLYLEAHEIDKSALLKTLDLSLSLAIGLAIVTMTAVGFTLHAVWPSITLASALALGAALGPTDAVAVSSLGKEASLSQRQRSVLKGESLFNDASGIVGFQFALAAAFTGDFAVGQAAGEFVISFFGGTLFGLLVAGCANWVFETVRSLGWETTTTRILMELFLPFLLYLGAEECNVSGILAVVAAGLFIRFDRTGVGPNVARTNIVSSSVWGVLSFSLNGAVFILLGMQLPRAMQASWSDPYISNTVLIGIILLVTLVVIVLRFLWITAMLRIARDMNTGMRRKMTPERWRSAAVMTFGGPKGTITLSLMFTIPYYIAGGAAFPMRDELIFIASGVIIVTLLLANFLLPLLAPNRNRDPGAEMIPVTIEVLRSTVEELTGRITPENRRAVLMVIDQYTKRIGRLQQHIGETDPQGLEKLQIEALHWEKEFVRDRLTETKAHPAADSATQELNVEACERMLDQIMNTLRHTSTDPTSGHAVSQIRGRARMLQRQVSNYAKRTVSKIRHTTPLVSEDQIFARTRELQVEAIHHVIDRLVDEMGNDTYNTEHCSALLLDYRRAEGSLQARPNMSGTTEAITQVEEVKRESYGIELSVIQDMLEAGDINRAQARSLRRNIYVMQVDADSGI, from the coding sequence ATGGCTGTATTCGAGCTCATCCTGTGCATTATCGCAGCAGTGGTGGTGAGTTCGTTCGCCAGTCGTTTCGTACCGCGAGTGTCCACACCACTGGTGCAGATCGTGCTGGGCGTGCTGGTCACCTACTTGCCGTTCTTCCCGGATGCCAAGCTCGATCCGGAATTGTTCATGGTGCTGTTCATCGCGCCCTTGCTGTATCTCGAAGCGCACGAAATCGACAAATCTGCCCTGCTGAAAACGTTGGATTTGAGCCTATCCCTGGCGATTGGTCTGGCTATCGTGACGATGACCGCAGTGGGATTCACGCTGCATGCCGTATGGCCTTCGATTACCTTGGCTTCTGCTCTGGCCCTAGGCGCGGCGCTCGGCCCGACCGATGCAGTGGCCGTGAGTTCCTTGGGCAAAGAGGCTTCACTGTCCCAACGTCAGCGCAGCGTACTCAAAGGCGAATCCCTATTCAATGACGCTTCCGGCATCGTCGGCTTCCAGTTTGCACTTGCTGCAGCATTCACCGGAGACTTTGCCGTGGGCCAAGCCGCCGGTGAATTCGTGATCTCGTTCTTTGGCGGCACGCTGTTCGGTCTGCTGGTGGCCGGATGCGCCAACTGGGTGTTCGAGACCGTACGCTCCCTCGGTTGGGAGACCACCACCACCCGTATTTTGATGGAACTCTTCCTGCCATTCCTGCTGTATCTAGGTGCGGAGGAATGCAATGTATCCGGCATTCTGGCAGTGGTGGCAGCCGGTCTGTTCATCCGTTTCGACCGTACCGGAGTGGGACCGAACGTGGCCCGCACGAATATCGTGTCTTCCTCCGTGTGGGGAGTGTTGAGCTTTTCCCTCAACGGCGCCGTGTTCATCCTGCTAGGCATGCAGCTGCCGCGAGCCATGCAGGCCAGCTGGTCCGACCCATACATCAGCAACACTGTGCTCATCGGCATTATTCTGCTCGTCACTTTGGTGGTGATTGTGCTGCGCTTCCTCTGGATCACCGCCATGCTGCGCATCGCCCGCGACATGAACACCGGCATGCGACGCAAAATGACCCCTGAGCGCTGGAGGTCGGCCGCCGTGATGACGTTCGGCGGACCCAAGGGCACCATCACGCTGTCGTTGATGTTTACTATCCCGTATTACATTGCGGGCGGCGCGGCATTCCCCATGCGCGACGAACTCATTTTCATCGCCTCCGGCGTGATTATCGTGACATTGCTGCTAGCCAACTTCCTGCTACCGTTGCTAGCTCCGAACCGCAACCGCGATCCTGGCGCGGAGATGATACCGGTCACCATTGAGGTGCTCCGCTCCACCGTGGAAGAACTGACTGGCCGTATCACGCCTGAGAACCGACGTGCAGTGCTTATGGTCATCGACCAGTACACTAAGCGCATTGGCCGCTTGCAGCAGCACATCGGGGAAACCGACCCGCAGGGGTTGGAGAAGCTGCAAATCGAAGCGCTGCACTGGGAGAAGGAATTCGTGCGCGACCGCCTTACCGAAACCAAGGCGCATCCGGCGGCGGATTCAGCCACGCAGGAGCTGAATGTGGAAGCTTGCGAGCGCATGCTTGACCAGATCATGAATACGTTGCGCCACACCTCCACCGATCCGACTTCCGGTCATGCGGTATCGCAGATTCGTGGACGTGCACGCATGTTGCAGCGCCAAGTGAGCAACTACGCCAAGCGCACCGTCTCGAAGATTCGCCATACCACGCCGCTGGTGAGCGAGGATCAGATTTTTGCCCGCACGCGTGAATTGCAGGTTGAAGCGATTCATCATGTGATTGACCGGCTGGTGGACGAGATGGGCAACGACACCTACAACACCGAGCATTGTTCAGCGCTGCTTTTGGATTACCGTCGCGCTGAGGGCTCGCTGCAGGCACGGCCAAATATGAGCGGCACCACTGAGGCAATCACGCAGGTCGAAGAGGTGAAGCGCGAGAGCTACGGTATTGAGCTCAGTGTGATTCAGGACATGCTTGAGGCCGGCGACATCAACCGTGCACAAGCACGTTCGCTCAGGCGCAATATATACGTCATGCAGGTTGACGCCGATTCCGGCATCTAA
- a CDS encoding sulfite exporter TauE/SafE family protein, translated as MSEVSAEENHVDESPRGIAVMVVVGVLVGLLSGLFGIGGGTIIVPALVWLGLTQRHAAATSMLAIIPTSVSGVLSYAVNGNVDWIAALLVFIGMFVGGQIGSLLLSRLSEVVLRWAFVVFMAFVILSQLIFVPSRDSSIELNLVTGLLMVVFGVIAGILAGLLGVGGGAILVPSLSILFDASDLIARGTSLLAMFPNAVTTTVANVRRRMVHAKVGLIIGIVAALTAPLGTWIAEAMTPRTGEILFATYLTVLLIRSVWVALKITRK; from the coding sequence ATGAGCGAAGTGAGTGCTGAAGAAAACCATGTGGACGAATCCCCGCGCGGCATTGCGGTGATGGTAGTAGTGGGCGTGCTTGTTGGTTTGTTGTCTGGACTGTTCGGCATCGGCGGCGGTACCATCATCGTACCTGCACTGGTATGGCTTGGCCTGACCCAGCGTCATGCGGCCGCCACTTCAATGCTGGCGATTATCCCTACGTCAGTATCTGGCGTGCTGTCTTACGCGGTCAACGGCAATGTCGATTGGATTGCCGCGTTGCTGGTGTTCATCGGTATGTTTGTCGGCGGCCAGATTGGCTCACTACTACTGTCCCGATTGTCGGAAGTCGTGCTGCGTTGGGCATTCGTGGTGTTCATGGCATTCGTCATTCTCAGCCAGCTCATATTCGTGCCTTCGCGTGATTCCTCGATTGAGTTGAACCTCGTTACCGGCCTGTTGATGGTGGTATTCGGCGTAATCGCCGGCATTCTGGCCGGCCTGCTTGGTGTGGGCGGTGGTGCCATTCTTGTGCCATCGTTATCGATTCTGTTTGATGCTTCGGATCTGATTGCTCGCGGCACTTCATTGTTGGCCATGTTCCCGAACGCCGTCACCACTACGGTGGCCAATGTTCGCCGGCGCATGGTGCATGCCAAGGTCGGATTGATTATCGGCATCGTAGCCGCATTGACTGCGCCACTGGGCACGTGGATTGCCGAGGCGATGACCCCACGCACTGGCGAAATCCTGTTCGCCACATACCTAACAGTGCTCCTCATCCGCAGTGTCTGGGTAGCCCTCAAAATCACGAGAAAGTAG
- a CDS encoding alpha/beta hydrolase, with product MSNEANASQPLIGRESTAVPGRFGEPLSVEYSVTSRGGFDQHPTHPLFLCLHGWGSSEEDMAGIMRLIAPYNDFVALRGPLALAKAPERSEMPGNYAWLHDALPVGDDLDYDAYAAATAVDRWVAANIPADRDVVPLGFSQGGLVAVHLLRINPERYRAVVSLSGFNAPGQVPGTAPADDRLANYDIPVFYTYGKNDGVIPKYELFATAAWLEEHTWLKTKSYRGLDHNVSLEEFADLRQWLLDNDITSGVL from the coding sequence ATGAGCAACGAAGCGAATGCAAGTCAGCCCTTAATCGGCCGTGAATCCACTGCCGTGCCTGGGCGTTTTGGCGAGCCGCTTTCAGTGGAATACAGCGTGACCTCGCGCGGCGGCTTCGACCAGCACCCCACTCATCCGTTATTCCTATGCTTGCATGGCTGGGGCTCCAGCGAAGAAGACATGGCGGGCATCATGCGCCTCATCGCCCCCTACAACGATTTTGTAGCGTTGCGCGGCCCACTGGCACTTGCCAAGGCTCCCGAACGCAGTGAAATGCCCGGCAACTACGCGTGGCTCCATGACGCTCTGCCGGTCGGCGATGATCTTGATTATGACGCGTATGCAGCCGCCACTGCCGTCGATCGGTGGGTGGCTGCCAACATTCCCGCTGACCGTGATGTAGTACCGCTCGGCTTCTCGCAAGGTGGTCTCGTCGCCGTGCATCTACTGCGCATCAATCCCGAACGCTATCGTGCTGTCGTATCGTTGTCTGGTTTCAACGCGCCCGGTCAAGTACCCGGCACCGCTCCCGCCGACGATCGCTTGGCCAATTACGATATCCCCGTGTTCTACACCTACGGCAAAAACGATGGCGTGATTCCCAAGTACGAATTATTCGCCACTGCTGCCTGGCTTGAGGAGCATACGTGGCTCAAAACCAAGAGCTATCGCGGCCTTGATCACAACGTGAGTCTTGAGGAATTCGCCGATCTGCGCCAGTGGTTGCTGGATAACGACATCACGTCTGGCGTGCTGTAA
- the dcd gene encoding dCTP deaminase, whose product MLLSDRDILAAQSAGHISLDPWTPEMVQPASIDVRLDRYFRLFNNHAYTYVDPAENQGALTEQFEVAPDEPWILHPGEFALGSTWEYVKLNPTIAARLEGKSSLGRLGILTHSTAGFIDPGFEGHITLELSNVSTLPVKLWPGMKIGQMCFFQLSSPAEHPYGSQGTGSHYQGQRGPTPSRSYENFYRAHIKD is encoded by the coding sequence ATGCTGCTGTCCGACCGCGATATTCTCGCCGCTCAGTCCGCTGGTCACATCTCTCTGGATCCGTGGACACCGGAGATGGTGCAGCCCGCCTCCATCGACGTACGGCTGGATCGCTATTTCCGCCTGTTCAACAATCACGCATATACCTATGTGGATCCCGCCGAAAATCAGGGAGCGCTCACCGAACAGTTTGAAGTGGCCCCTGACGAACCGTGGATTCTGCACCCCGGTGAGTTTGCACTGGGCTCCACGTGGGAGTACGTCAAGCTCAATCCGACTATTGCCGCACGCCTTGAGGGCAAGAGCTCACTGGGCCGTTTGGGTATTCTGACCCACTCGACCGCCGGCTTTATTGATCCTGGCTTCGAGGGGCATATTACGCTTGAGCTGTCCAATGTATCGACGTTGCCGGTCAAGTTGTGGCCCGGCATGAAGATTGGCCAGATGTGCTTCTTCCAGCTGAGCTCGCCTGCCGAGCACCCGTACGGCTCTCAAGGCACCGGCTCCCATTACCAGGGCCAGCGTGGACCTACCCCAAGCCGCTCCTACGAGAATTTCTATCGCGCGCACATCAAGGACTAA
- a CDS encoding FIVAR domain-containing protein, with amino-acid sequence MTNSDGGFQFDFQHPEEPSKPVMPPVPPAPATQATQPAQPTQPVWPAAQPTQAFQPVQPTQATQAFQSAQPTQATQSFQPAQPTQPTQAVPSYDATAATQAFQPIQFGQPTTPAYGTGATSGQTVAMPAAPAQAMPAEDMQATQVFQPSEVPAAAPAQPATLPPTIPPLDQFADEEEPEEHEPRHQGGGKKNTGKTVGIVIAVVVVVALIAGGLFWWHSNSSKVSQAAALVECKAAAKQYDSAKKKLTTAITNGQTSAQTPTSDVADVNTITTLNQAVQDAGTPADTATCDSKLGADELKKQTEDMQSKVSDAADKTDAINSAIKAVNASKKTANTNSLKSNLSSAVSQAQGILDNSAGNVADENTRTALQTAITEANTVASSSNPSEADVNNAISKLQKAEADVNASMQAKQKADADAAAQAEAEKKAQEEAAAAEAQKKAEEEADSSSGMNSGTGSN; translated from the coding sequence ATGACCAACAGTGACGGCGGTTTCCAATTCGACTTCCAGCACCCTGAAGAACCATCCAAGCCAGTAATGCCTCCGGTTCCCCCAGCACCTGCGACTCAGGCAACACAGCCTGCGCAGCCCACACAACCCGTATGGCCAGCCGCGCAGCCGACGCAGGCATTCCAACCAGTACAGCCGACACAAGCAACCCAAGCATTCCAGTCAGCACAGCCGACACAAGCAACGCAGTCATTCCAACCTGCGCAACCGACCCAGCCAACGCAGGCTGTACCTTCATATGACGCGACTGCGGCAACTCAAGCATTCCAGCCGATTCAGTTTGGACAGCCCACAACCCCGGCATACGGTACCGGCGCCACTTCTGGGCAGACCGTCGCCATGCCGGCAGCCCCAGCCCAGGCGATGCCTGCTGAAGATATGCAGGCGACTCAGGTATTTCAGCCGTCCGAAGTACCGGCTGCGGCTCCCGCACAGCCGGCGACACTACCGCCCACCATTCCACCACTCGATCAGTTCGCTGATGAAGAAGAGCCCGAAGAACACGAGCCTCGTCATCAAGGCGGCGGCAAGAAAAATACGGGCAAAACCGTCGGCATTGTCATCGCCGTGGTTGTGGTCGTGGCGTTGATTGCCGGAGGCTTGTTCTGGTGGCATTCCAACAGCAGCAAGGTGAGCCAAGCGGCGGCGCTAGTCGAATGCAAGGCAGCAGCCAAGCAGTATGATTCGGCCAAGAAGAAGCTCACCACCGCCATCACGAACGGTCAGACCAGCGCGCAGACGCCCACCAGTGACGTGGCCGACGTCAACACCATCACCACGTTGAATCAAGCGGTGCAGGATGCTGGCACCCCGGCCGATACCGCTACCTGCGATTCCAAGCTCGGCGCAGATGAGTTGAAGAAGCAGACCGAAGACATGCAGAGCAAGGTCAGCGACGCCGCCGATAAGACGGATGCCATCAACAGCGCCATCAAGGCCGTCAATGCTTCCAAGAAGACGGCAAACACCAACTCGCTGAAGTCGAACCTCAGCTCGGCCGTTTCGCAGGCTCAGGGCATTCTGGACAACTCGGCCGGCAACGTGGCCGATGAGAATACTCGCACCGCATTGCAGACCGCCATTACCGAGGCGAACACCGTGGCAAGCAGCTCCAACCCGTCCGAGGCCGACGTGAATAACGCCATTTCCAAGCTGCAGAAGGCCGAGGCCGACGTGAACGCTTCAATGCAGGCCAAGCAAAAGGCTGACGCCGATGCGGCAGCACAAGCTGAGGCTGAGAAGAAGGCTCAGGAAGAGGCTGCGGCGGCTGAGGCTCAGAAGAAGGCCGAAGAAGAAGCCGACAGCTCAAGCGGGATGAATAGCGGCACTGGTAGCAACTAG